The following nucleotide sequence is from Podospora bellae-mahoneyi strain CBS 112042 chromosome 1 map unlocalized CBS112042p_1, whole genome shotgun sequence.
TCCACAGTCCAGCAGGTCCTCACCAGTTCCCGAGCCTgtgcctcctccaactccgcTTCCTCTCTGTTTTCCCCGGCCTTTACTCTCCCGGCTCTAGGCATATGTATGTTCACTAAGCAAGACGGTAACCACCTTGGGTAGGTACATTACAAAGCGTTCAGTATTATGAGAAATAGGAACCAGAAATCTAGCCTAGCATACAGAATCAAAATGCAGAAAAAGATCAGAGAATGAGAATCTGAGGGCGTGTTTCCAACCTCGAATATCTTGTCCGACAGCAATGCCAACAAAATTCATCTCCTTCCAGAATCGCAGTCTCTGCCGTCTTGCCTTGCTGGGCAAGGATAGAAACAGCCACCAGTCTTGCAACGGCATTGTTGCGTGTTTGTACAACACCTGTGCAAGGGGGCTggtcgaggagctcttcATGCGAACCAATGGAAACAGCATTCCAATATTTCAATGGCAATGAATGCCCGAACTGGCAATCCCGATGGGAGAATGATACGGTGTTGATCACATCCCTGCTTTGGCTCCTTTCAACACCAAGGACATCAATGTCCGCGACCCATCTGCCTTGGTCCTGCACCGAAACTGCTGGCTCAAGCAGAAATATCTCTTGGTCTATTTCTCCCTTGAGGCCCGGAGCCAAGAGCACTTTCCAGTTGGTGAACGAAAGATGCAGCGAGGTTCCTTTGTAGTTGTCCTCACAGGTTCCGTCGAAAACATGATGAGATACCATCAGAGCATCGTGCCCGATTTGTCGTATACGAGGTTTGGTTGGCGACACGAGACATACCATCCCCGTCTGGCCAACATTGCCAACCAGATGCCGAATGCCCAAGTTGAATGGGCTGGTACAAGGGTCGGAGAGCAATATGTCGGCGACATATATGGAGTCGTCCGAGCATAACGCAATGACATTCGCGAGGTTCGCAACGTCTATATCTAAGCGGCAGGACTCAAACATTGCTATATAGGCGAACAACTCCGCGCGTGTCATCTGTTTGAAATATTCCTCTGCAGATTTTTCAGTAGTATTGGGCAGACAGAACCATTTCGCGGCTGTCAGCGTGTGCTCGACGATTTGTAGCGACACGGTAGCTTGTGACATCCTTTTGGTAGACGTGGGTTGCAACTTCAAGAACTAGAAAAGACTGGAGCAGGTCGGGTGGCTGCCGAAACCCACTGCTGACCAAATAAGAGACAGTCCTGTCGAATTTGAGCTTCGCAATTGCCAGAGCTTTCCCAGTAACTGAAGATGTCTTAGAGGCCAACAAGACGGGAGGGAAATCCTCCTTAGGCTCAACATCCATCAGATTAGAGAATGATTCGGTGGAAAATTCAGACTTCCAACTAGCTGTTTCTGTCCAGTCTGTAGGTAATCCCGATTTATGGTCCACTGGCTCAGAAAATCCTGTGGGCGGCCCAGCTTCACAGTCGACTTGTTCAGATTCTTGTGTATAGTTGTGTTCAGGGTTGTAGTTTACGTAGAGCCGCTCCCATCCCGGAGTCTCAGGGGAGATCCCCTTGAAGGCTGTTGGCTCTGAGCATTTCAGTTTCCGTTTCCGTTTCCGCTTCCGACCGACGGCTGCCTCTGTCAGGTCATCAGAAGAAGAGTTTGTCTGATGTGTGGTTAGCTCTAGATCGACATGCCACGCCAAATATCTCTAAAGGTACATTGCGACGTGAGCGCCAGGTGGAAGATTTACGAGCCCATCCGAACATGTCTACCTGCAAACACCTTGTTTGTCCCAGCTGGTATAGCAAGCCTTTTGCCGACTGGCAAGCAAAAAATACTCCTGACAACATATTCTTTGAGTCCAGATAAGTCCACATGCAGCCATCTGACATATCGCTTTCTAGGGATGTAATCTTAGCTCAACGCGCCATATTGTTGGGCTTGCCCAGCAATATGATCCTCGATTGGATGTATCGTCGTCCATTCAATATACCTCTGGCCTCGAATGTAAGACCGGTACGTGATTATTGCATTCTGGGCTTTCAGATCCAGGTGTGGTGAAGTGGCAACTTGGCGCAGGTAGTGGATTCCGGCACCAATGGTTATGCCGCAGCAGAGAGCCTGCATAACACGGGGGTTACAAAGCCCAAAAAATGCTATGTGCTCGCCGCGGCGAAGAGAATCCCCGAGGAAGCCACTCTCTCGTCTCCAGCCGTATTTGATAAGTATTACTGCGGagtttttctctttcccgTCGAGTTCTGTGACCACCGAGCAGAGCCTTGAAAGCCATGATCTAGGTGCGCGACTGGATTTCACTTGGCTCAAGACCTTTCCCAATTCTGCGAACCATGTCATGGCGGCTTCAAAGTCGGTGTATCCAACCTCCCACCGGCGGAACAAAGCCCCGAGAGCAACAAGCCAAAGTTGAGGCATGTAAATCCGACTCAGCTGCTCGTGGCTGTGGACTGTGACCGGAGCACCGTAATATTTTAAATGAGACAGGGCGAGGGACCATTGGGTAAAGCTTTCGGAGGATTCGCCCCTGTATTCCAGTCCAAGGCTCAGGACTGCCaagttggggaagaggtcgTCAGAAAAAGTAACTTTGGTAGCCTCAGCCtgaaagacaagaagattGGGGAACAAGTTCCAAGCCGATATGCCCCTCAATACCGATCGATCGCAGGCCTGCTGAAGAGTGTTATGGAGGAGTCTCTCAAACACCTCCATCGCCCGAGTCCAGGTAATGACGGCAGTTTCGTACGTGGATTTACCTTTAGGGTAGGGAATGTTGAGGTTCTGGGCGATCAAATCGAATTGGGAATGTTGGAACTTCATCGAGGCTTCTGCCCTCCTCAGCCAAGACCGTGCGCTCGCATCCCAAGATGCTAATTCGGTTCTCGTATAAGATTATTGAGAGGCCAGGTTCGTGTGCTGGTTGACGAGTTTTCCACTCTCAAGGTCGGCTTTGGCAGGCCGTATTCTCTTCTCGACCAGCTCAACCCGTATCGACGTGGCTGCCTTGGCCTCCCAAGCATCTGCGAGCATGCAGTCCAGTAGAAGGACACCAATTAAGGAAGGCCCAGATGTCGCAGCAGCCCATATAGAGGTACAGTCCGCTCCAATGAAAGGTTGAAAAGGGCCATCTCTCTCTGATCCCTGGGGGTTGATACAAGAGCGGGCCAAAATTTCGGAGACGCGACTACCAAGAGCCTTGAATAATCTTGGTGTTTCAGGAACGAGCTCATGGAAAAGAAAGTCGAGTTTACAAGCCGTTCGATGGATTTCGTCTTTCTCTGCTTCGTGTTTTCTTTTGAGTGTCAATGCCGAGCCGACAAGATATTACTCAGGCGAAGGTGCGCAACGCCACAGCGAAAAGTCCAGGTTAATATTGACCAAAGCAAGAGTGTTTTCGTTTTGGACGGCGACCCCGGACACGTTGAGCTTGCCTAGAGAGTTCATGACTGCTTATGTATAGGTACGTGGAAGTCCAGATGCGTAGCGTTTGTGCTTGAACAAATGGGTGCCCAAGCTCCCTGTTGATATCAGTCCAAGGCTGGACAGCTGGCTTGTTCAAGGAGAGTCGCAAAACGTGAGGCCTTCGTTCCCTACAATCGAATAAAGCAACCGAGGAGCAAGATGAACAAGTGTCTCCATATACTTTTAGTTTCCTCGTTCAGGGAAGAAGTCCAGTCCATATCGACGCAAAGAGACACCAAGATTGCTGCCCAACACATAGCCTTGCTGTGAGCCTCATCTGCAAGAGTACTAGAATCACGGGGCGTGCATTGTGTGACTTGAGCTCCTTACCATTGCTTGTTGAAATGGCCCATACTTCTCTATCATTTTGACTGTGTTTAAAGATATCCGACGATCACCGTCGAACTCTCATACGTGCTGAAGCTGAGTTGACCAACCTGTTTCCACATCGGTAGCGCATAAGTGCGAAAATCCAAGGGCTTGAATCAGTTATGAAGAGCATATTCGGAAGATGTTCGGTATAAGCCAGACCAGTTCGGTATCTGACGAGTTGAGAGACGACAAATCTCTACTATTAGATTCAAATTGTCGGTTTCTGATGATGGTTGGGTGTACGAAAACAAAATATCGTGGACATTCATCCGAGAAGTCCATGACAAAGGCACTGGGATACTGGGATGGGAGGCATGGGAGAGAAGCTGGAACCACTCCCGCTAAGCATTACGCTAATGCAGCCTACGCCGCTAAGCCTTACAACAGACTGGGCACCGGAGCCTTCCATCCTTGATTTCACGATGAATCATCCTCACAACTACCCACCAGTGCCACCATCTTTGTCATCAATTTGGAAATTTTCGGACAGCGATAACGTGAAGAACACAAGCATCATTCCAGATGCCCATTGGGGTGAAGTCTATCTTTATAACCGCAAAATCGACCTCGGCCGGAGTGGCAAGAGCTGGTGTTTTCAGACCGCCGGGCCGGCTCGCGACCCTAACCCTAGCTCTTAAATCCAGGCCTTGTAGCGCCGGGTAAAAGCTTCCCCTTCAAAAGACTGCGGCAAATGCCAAGAGATATTACTCATGCGGCGAACTTTCAACCCATCTTATTACCATCACTCAAACCTTGGCCTTTTCTTGGGCAGCACTTATCTAGCCGGTGGACGGTATTCTCCTGTCAagttttcttcttgtccaacTGCATTTTTGCAAAAGAAATTTTTTACGTTTTAAAGTCGCTGTATTTCAAAAAGCGCACCCCCTCGAAAGGAAACTTTGTTTGGCGGGGCAAATTGGAGCAGCGCCCAAAATTCCACCGCTACAGTCAAGAGGATACAACCTTACGACTGAAAATATGGCCGAAGTAGTTCCACAACCCCAGGGAAGCTCGagccgtggaggaggatcaggAGGTAGAGTTCGGCGAGGGCGtggctggagaggaaggcatAGAGGTGGTCGTGGAGGGTCCAATGCCAACGCTTCCGGAAGTGGAAATGGAACTGTGGAAGGGAGCCAGGCGACTACGGCAACAACTCAaccattaccaccaccaactgcAGTACCTACACCAGTACCGCAGCAACCAGCAGGGGTAGCATCTCAACCAATCGTTTCAGATGCCTCAAGTTCGCATCAAGAGGGCCAACTAGgcagagggcgaggagatAGGGGCAGGGGAGGTCGGGGCAGAGGCCGTGGTCGCGGAGGCGCGGCTCAAAGATCAATAGTAACCTCCCATCGTGGAGGTCGAGGACCGCCAGTTTCAGCACCTCGACAAACCgactcttcatcatctcagTCACAGTCACAGATACGACATGGGTTCAACCTTGGCGCTGTCGAGTTTGTCCCTGGTCAACCAGTCTCCGTCACTACCAACACACGGGGTCCTGGAGAAATCATACCACCCAGATATGCCCCTGCTCCTAAACCGGTCATGGAAAAATCAACAGCAGAGGACCTTCCCACACGTATTCACGAGGACATCGACAATGGGCAGTACGAATGCGTCATCTGCACCAGCGAGGTTGTACGATCTTCCCGAGTTTGGTCTTGCTTGATCTGCTGGACGGTTACCCACCTTCACTGTGTCAAGAAGTGGCACAAAAACCAAATGAAACAGAAGGAGGAAAACCAAAGCCCTAACCAACCCGACGGTTGGCGCTGTCCAGGGTGCAACTCCAATCTGTTGGAAGACCCAGCATCATATCACTGTTGGTGTGGGAAAGAGTTTGACATAAAAGCAATTCCTGGCTTGCCTCCTCACACATGCGGACAGACCTGCTCCAAGCCTAGAGCTACATGTCCACATCCTTGCTCCCTGATGTGTCATGCCGGACCATGTCCGCCATGTACACTCATGGGTCCAGCACAGACCTGCTTCTGCGGCAAGAACACTGTTACCAAACGGTGTAGTGAGACTGACTACACGAATGGATGGAGCTGCCAAGAGGTGTGCGGTGATTTCCTTCCATGTGGGGAACATACCTGCTCCCAGCCTTGCCATCCAGGCTTATGTGGCGCTTGCGACGTTCCCATGCCATCAACGTGCTATTGCGGCAAGGAGCGGAAAGAGATACCTTGCAACCAGAGAGACGACATTTTAGAATCGTTCAACTATGGCCAGCtcgatgacgaagaagagtgGTTTGAGGGATCATTCCAATGCTCAAAAGTCTGCGGCAGAAAGTTTGACTGTGGACATCACACTTGTCAAAAGCCCTGCCACCCGCAAGATGAAGAGACATCTCATTGCCCCCTTTCGCCCGACATGGTGTTGAGCTGCCCCTGTGGAAAGACACCGCTTGCTTCCTTACCCGCCGAACCCAGGACGTCGTGTCAAGACCCCGTCCCGCGATGCGACAAGCCATGCGATAAGATCCTGGCTTGCGGTCATCATTGCCCGGATAAGTGCCATACTGGTGCATGCGCCCCTTGCTTCCAGAGTATGGACGTCTCCTGCCGTTGCGGCAGGGTCACCAGCCGTTCAGCGTGCCATCTAGGCTGTGTTGAACCACCACAATGCTTCCGGGTGTGCAAAGCGCAGCTCAACTGTGGAAGACATGAGTGTGGAGAGCGCTGCTGCTcgggagagaagaaggcagcGGAGAGGCGGAAACAGAAGCGGGCTGTCAATGAGAATTACGAGCCCGAACATATCTGCCTACAGGTATGTGGCCGGCTGCTGAAATGTGGTAAGCACACATGCCAGCAGCTATGTCACAGGGGCTCTTGCAATGCTTGCCCGGAGGCTATCTTTGACGAGATCAGCTGCTCTTGCGGGCGAACTGTATTGCACCCTCCGCAACCATGCGGAACCAGACCGCCAGAGTGCCGATTTGACTGTCGCAGAGCGAGGCCATGCGGACATCCTGCAGTGTCCCATCAGTGTCATCCAGACGATGTGGCTTGCCCCAAGTGCGCCTTTCTGGTGGAAAGGCCTTGTATCTGCGGCAAGAAGATTCTCAAAAATCAGCCTTGTTGGTTTGAGGATGCTAGGTGCGGACTGCCTTGTGGGAAGAAGCTGAAATGCGGAGCCCACGAGTGCAGGAAGTCGTGCCATAAGCCCGGGGAATGTGAGGATGCTGAGGTAGTTGGTTCTCATTGCACGCAGTTATGCGGAAGGGCGAGAAAGTCTTGCGATCACACCTGCGTGGACGAGTGCCATGCCCCTTTTCGTAAGTTTACAGCCTTATATTTTTATGTGCCCAAGGACATTGCTGATACAGTCACAGCTTGCAACGAGGACAAGCCGTGTCAATCCATGACATTCACCACCTGCCCTTGCCAGCGGCAAAAGAAACAAATTCGGTGCGGTGCAACTCGCTTCAACTCGGAGCCAGATAAACACATCACTTTAAAGTGTGATGACGACTGTCTTCGACTGGAGCGGAATCAGCGGCTTGCCGACGCGCTTAATATCGACCCTAATCACACCGACGATCATGTGCCGTATGCCGACAAGACCTTGAAGATGTTCCGCGAGAATATTGCCTGGGCTCAGTCACAAGAACGGGAACTTCGCATGTTTGCTGCAGACCCAGAGTTGAAGCGTATGCGTTTCAAGCCTATGGCCAACCACCAGCGTGCCTTTTTGCACTCACTAGCTGAGGACTATGGTCTTGATTCCGAGTCTCAAGATCCTGAGCCTCACCGTCATGTTTGCCTTTTCAAGACACCACGGTTTGTGTCTGCTCCCAAAAAGACCCTGGCTCAGAGTCTTCGCCTAGCTAAGACCGCTGCCGccactgccgctgctgctgctgccaaacCAGCCACTCCCGCCAATAGCCAACCCTCACCGCAGGCATTCAATGCCCTCTTACTCACCACACCTCGGTTTGGACTTACAGTCGAGGAGGTCGATCGAGCCCTGGCCTCAGACATTGCAGCCGCGGCACGTTCTGGTCCGGCACTCAGCTTCACGACTAGCTTCCTCCCCTCGGAAGACATTGTGATCAAGGCCATCCCTAATTTCACGACCGCAGCTATTGCAACGTCCatggcaccaacaccacaggCAGTTCAGTCAGTTCTGAATGATCTCAAGTCTGCTGTGGCAAGAACTATCTCAAAGGCAGGGTTGGCAAACGGGGTGGTACTGTGCCACGCAGACAGTTCGCTCAATATTGTtagaagagaaggagatcaggctgctggtgctgatggaTGGAGTGCTGTTGCTAGCAAGGGGACATGGCGGCGAGCTCCTAGCGGGAAGGTCGCTCCTCCTGTggcgagcagcagcagagctGGAGGTGGCTTCTTTGCgttgaggaagctggagctgaggaagaagaaggttgaggaggaaaaggcggaagttgaggaggattggGAAGCGGCAGCAGAGAAATTGGAGGGTGCAAGCAGTGATAAGGAGaatgaggttgtcaagacgagcagcgaggatgagctgCAGGGGCGTCATGATTCTGAGCAGGAGCAGAGTTCTCTGGTTGCCACTGATGCTTAAACCTACAAGCTCACGATATCAGTGCCGATTGATGATTATAATGTATGAAATATCATGTTGTATATTAATTGACATCCTTGGACCAGTTGCAATCTTGCTTTCAGGTGTTGTTTGGACCATCGTTCCCAAAGCCTCGAAACAAGTCAATCCCAAAAGAACCAAAAGTTCATGCACTCAATCGCCGCTATTGAAGCCCGTACCAAGTAAAAAGATGCGCATTCCACACGCCCCTTATTCCCTTCCCGCCCATCCCATAGCCCATGTCTATTATTAGTCCTGCTATGATCACCTCACGCTTCACCCTTTGCCGCTCTGTAACGTGACAAAGTGTCATTCTAGAACTCTTCAAGTTACCCCTTGTTAACTAACTGATCTTCTCAGCCAGGACAACTGATTTACCTCCGACGATGAAGTGACCTTTCCAGAACCGAAGATCCCGTCAAAATCTCCTGTTTTGGCCCCTATCCAATATCATGCTATGATCGCCTTCCCACACATGACCAACTCACTCAAAAGTCTCATGTTCCAAAACCCAAGGCAACACTTCGGAGTAATTCTAGAATCCAAAAATCATCCAATGACTTCTCCCTTgcctctccccctcaaactcaacTCGCCAATCCCAGTCCCCaatcccctctctctctgccgCCCACTACCTCATGCCCCTCACCCCAGCTTTCCCCATCTCATTATTCCCAGCAAAAAGCAAATGCATATGCGTAATCCAACCTGCGTGGCTTTCTTCAAATTCCaaagcagcaagcagcagcccTATACCAACCCTACTATAACCTTTTTATATCTCCGCCACTGTcactcccccatcccactATCCAATAATCCCCCCGCAATGCCACTACCGAGCTGAACAcacaaacccaccaccccatcccgaGACGAGACACACATCCCCAATCCATTCCTCGCTTATTCTTCAAAGCTGCGCAACTTGCTCACCTTGCCGAACCGAACGCAAGGGACCGCCGCATTGGGAAGCCCCGCCCAGCCAATTAATATCAACCACCCACACACGacacaacctcaacagccgGCAAGTATCGCCAACTAACTAGGAACTATCATGTTTGGGATAGAGCACTCCACTTCATGCTCCCTCTATCACCTCACCAGTTTCGTTCCTGCCCGTGATCCGACTGTCCGGTCCCGAGAAAATGATCCTGGTTGAAAACTCTTGTCCGTACAATAATCACACACCCGTAGCAAATGACCACCAGTGGTTCCAATCTTTTCTTTCatattttttttgtcttgtaCCTCTTGAGTTTTTGTATATCTAGTAACCTTTCGCCTCTCTCTTCCGCAAAAAAGGTTAGGGGGGTATCACTATGTTTTGTGTCTCCGTTTCCTCTCACTGTTTCTGTTGTTGTCCCGTCTGCCATGACGTAGACCTCAAAGCTCAtccttctcgtccttctccctcctttccctcaCAACCCTGTTGATAAACTCGGCAATGGCCTCGAAATACCCTTCTTCAATCACACTCGAGTTGTGATCTCCCCCAGGCAGCGGCTTCCAAATCTTGACTGGGGCGTTGCTCAAGTCATAGAGCTTCTTCATATGGATTGGACTTTTCAGCGTCAGCGTATACTTCCCAACCCACAAGCCGAGGCAAAGTACTCACGGAACAATCTCATCCTGCAACCCACTCAAAAACAGCGTCGGCACCTTGATCCCCCCAATCAACCCATCGCTTCCCCACACCTGATGGCACAAATACGCCAAATACTTGGCCGGTGGCATAATACTCGGGATCAGCTTCCTCATGCTCAAAAAGGTAttctccagcaccaaccccacaatatcccctcccttcccgcCCTGGGACTGGTTCTTAGCCACCAGCTTGATCCCCACCGCACCCCCCAAACTCTGACCATACACCACAATCTTGTGGTTTCTCGTCTCGGCCCTATCCCTCAGGTAATCCAATGCCGTCTGGGCATCCATGTTCAACCCTGATTCATCAGGCGTACCAGTGGAGATGCCATATCCGCGGTATTCAAGCATAAAGACGTTGCACCCCGTGGCGGCGATGAGCATACGGGCGATGGGGAGACGATGACCAATGTTACCTGCGTTGCCGTGGAACATAAGCACGGTCACGTCCGAGTTAGGGTTGTTTCGCCGAGGGCCCCGGATGTAAAAGGCCGAGAGCTTCTCGCCATCGttggtggggatgatgagctcTTCGTAGTCGCTGAAGTGGTATTGGCTCGGCCGGGGGACGTCAGTACGGGCGTTGGCGGGGATGGAGGCCGGGTAGATTAGTGCTctgagaggggggaagatgaGGTTAGGATGACGTTATCGTTGAAATCGGGGGGGGGCGATGGAGGATATACTTTTGCTTGAAGTACAGGAGAGCTGTCAGCAAGGCTGCAAGCCCCTACATGCCAGGAAACAATTGGTTAGTTATGAGGACTGGATATCAAAAAGTGTTTCTCAAAAAACTTGCCCCCTGAGCCAGTCTGCGCGGTTGGCGTTGCAGCCATTCAGGCACTGGGcgggagaggcaggaggagtATCGGGTCATACAGAAGTCGCGATGGCTGGCAGGCGCATGTAGCCCGCTGCGGTGCTCATCAACGAGAGTGTCTGCTGCACGAGAGGATTGCCTGCAGACGATGACGACTCGTGAGGAGACGAGGACATGATGAGGTTTGTTGACGTTTGGGCAGCGGGTGCCAGTAAAAAAGGGCGGTGGGTATGGCAGGTTAGGTACAGCAAATGCCCAGCAAAGCAGGGACCCTTAGCTATCCGAGCTTATTTAGGAGAGACGAGGCGGGAGTGGATGCGATGGGCGAAACAAACAGGGGTTGGGAGACGTTGTTGTGAGCAGTGAGTCTCACGGACAAGGGGGGCTCAAATTGAGACAAGGTGATTTGAGATGGAGAGTCAAAATGCAGATGCAGCAGGAGCAAAGTGGAAATATGCCTGCAGCTCCAAATCGACAGCTGGACATGCAGTCTTTTGAGCATGATGTAATTTCACCTCAACCGAGCAGATCTGCCGCTGATTGCCGTCCGCACTCTCCAACTGAAGCCAGCTCAATCCGGCCGGGCCAGCTGTTCGGCCGTCCTCACCTGGCCCGCCTGTCAGGCCGAATTGAACGGGCCCGGCCTCCCGCTATCGTCcgaatttctttttttgtggAGGCCTTCGAGATGTTCTACTCCCTCCTTTGCTCTTCGCCTTGCCCAGAGCTCAGAGCTGACAGTCATGACGGCCACAGTGGCATCGTGGAGGGGTTTCAAGCTTATCGATTGCAACCTTGGAATTGCTGTCAGGTTGCCCCGACCCCGGACCCGAGAGGCCGATCTGACAGGGAGTGGGGGTTAACAACCAAGCCACCACTAGGCTTTAAACCAACCACACTCTGTGGCTTGTGGGAATGCCATCTCAaaatccatccatccagcgCCGGCACTGTTCAGGAGGCAGGTGCCTGTCGTCGCGCGCGCGAACGGGCCCCTCGCATTGGATTGTGCCACTGTTCATGCAACTCGTTTGCGATTCAGGCTGGCTCGATCAGTGGCTCGTACCAATCGGCAGGAAGATGTCGCGCCAGGTCTGAAACAGGAGACGACTGGATAAGGGGCAAAGGTTGCAACACCCGACGGCGTGCTTCAATCGGCTTGACAGCTTCTCCAGTTCAAGAGCTCTTGATGGAGTAAGCGCTGCCGAATTGCTCTAGAAGCATCAAGGCAAACTCAATTCGGGGGCTGCATTGACGAATTGAGTGCCTGTGCTGCGCTGTTCCTGAGCTAGGCCGCGGTGAATCCACCGAACCGCCTCACGGGTAAGCCCCCACCTGTTTAGCTGCGTTGCGTTTGGGTACAGAAAGACTGCCCAAACGACATCATTCTGGGCCTCTCTGCATGAAGGGTTTTTTGCTGGTCCTTGATGTCTGTATTGTGGCCGCGAAGAAGGCTGGgttgccccttttcctttaTCTCTTTTGAGCAATACTCGGGACTGATCACAGGTCAGATGAACCGTCATCTATGCAAGAAGTGGTGTTGTGCCGGCATtggcttctttttttaaatGAATTGAAACGCGCTTCGAGCTGTCTCCTGACCAACCAAAGACGCGCTTCAAGTCAAGTTTCGTGTTGAGGATGCAGTTTGTTGTGCCACATCTCCCCGCTTTTCGAACCCGGAGGGGTCATCTCCAGCGGTTCTGTCAGCCACTCAGGGCACTCTGTAGCAAATCGGGACAAACGGGCAGCTCCGCAACCAAGAGCGGGTGGAGGGGCTGCTGTGGCTCATAAGTGGGCTCGTGGGCTGCGGGACTGCGGGCCCGGCAACAGGGCAACGCAGAGACTAGCGATGCATCGGCGCCCAAAAACCTCCAACCAAACACCAGTCCAAGCCATCCAAATTCGACTTTTCCCTGTTGACAGCGCACACAAATTTTTCTTCGAATCCCACGATTCCAAGCCGGCCACGAAGACCGGACTCCCGTCGACTACCGTGGATCGGCCTCACCAGCCCGCTAGCCCCCGCTGTTGCTAGTGCGCCGTTCTACAGTTCTGCCCGTCAGCTTCATCCGCTCTCATTCGTGCCCAACGGCGCagcgcagcagcaagcagagCCCACTTTGTTGACAATCCTGAGGGACGCTCGCTGTATGTACAAACCGGACCCTCAGCTCGCCCCAACA
It contains:
- a CDS encoding uncharacterized protein (EggNog:ENOG503NURE), with product MSQATVSLQIVEHTLTAAKWFCLPNTTEKSAEEYFKQMTRAELFAYIAMFESCRLDIDVANLANVIALCSDDSIYVADILLSDPCTSPFNLGIRHLVGNVGQTGMVCLVSPTKPRIRQIGHDALMVSHHVFDGTCEDNYKGTSLHLSFTNWKVLLAPGLKGEIDQEIFLLEPAVSVQDQGRWVADIDVLGVERSQSRDVINTVSFSHRDCQFGHSLPLKYWNAVSIGSHEELLDQPPCTGVVQTRNNAVARLVAVSILAQQGKTAETAILEGDEFCWHCCRTRYSRLETRPQILIL
- the FAP1 gene encoding FKBP12-associated protein (EggNog:ENOG503NUMP; COG:K; BUSCO:EOG09261727); translation: MAEVVPQPQGSSSRGGGSGGRVRRGRGWRGRHRGGRGGSNANASGSGNGTVEGSQATTATTQPLPPPTAVPTPVPQQPAGVASQPIVSDASSSHQEGQLGRGRGDRGRGGRGRGRGRGGAAQRSIVTSHRGGRGPPVSAPRQTDSSSSQSQSQIRHGFNLGAVEFVPGQPVSVTTNTRGPGEIIPPRYAPAPKPVMEKSTAEDLPTRIHEDIDNGQYECVICTSEVVRSSRVWSCLICWTVTHLHCVKKWHKNQMKQKEENQSPNQPDGWRCPGCNSNLLEDPASYHCWCGKEFDIKAIPGLPPHTCGQTCSKPRATCPHPCSLMCHAGPCPPCTLMGPAQTCFCGKNTVTKRCSETDYTNGWSCQEVCGDFLPCGEHTCSQPCHPGLCGACDVPMPSTCYCGKERKEIPCNQRDDILESFNYGQLDDEEEWFEGSFQCSKVCGRKFDCGHHTCQKPCHPQDEETSHCPLSPDMVLSCPCGKTPLASLPAEPRTSCQDPVPRCDKPCDKILACGHHCPDKCHTGACAPCFQSMDVSCRCGRVTSRSACHLGCVEPPQCFRVCKAQLNCGRHECGERCCSGEKKAAERRKQKRAVNENYEPEHICLQVCGRLLKCGKHTCQQLCHRGSCNACPEAIFDEISCSCGRTVLHPPQPCGTRPPECRFDCRRARPCGHPAVSHQCHPDDVACPKCAFLVERPCICGKKILKNQPCWFEDARCGLPCGKKLKCGAHECRKSCHKPGECEDAEVVGSHCTQLCGRARKSCDHTCVDECHAPFPCNEDKPCQSMTFTTCPCQRQKKQIRCGATRFNSEPDKHITLKCDDDCLRLERNQRLADALNIDPNHTDDHVPYADKTLKMFRENIAWAQSQERELRMFAADPELKRMRFKPMANHQRAFLHSLAEDYGLDSESQDPEPHRHVCLFKTPRFVSAPKKTLAQSLRLAKTAAATAAAAAAKPATPANSQPSPQAFNALLLTTPRFGLTVEEVDRALASDIAAAARSGPALSFTTSFLPSEDIVIKAIPNFTTAAIATSMAPTPQAVQSVLNDLKSAVARTISKAGLANGVVLCHADSSLNIVRREGDQAAGADGWSAVASKGTWRRAPSGKVAPPVASSSRAGGGFFALRKLELRKKKVEEEKAEVEEDWEAAAEKLEGASSDKENEVVKTSSEDELQGRHDSEQEQSSLVATDA
- the bem46 gene encoding bem46 protein, variant (EggNog:ENOG503NUS2; MEROPS:MER0017242; COG:S), whose product is MSSSPHESSSSAGNPLVQQTLSLMSTAAGYMRLPAIATSGLAALLTALLYFKQKALIYPASIPANARTDVPRPSQYHFSDYEELIIPTNDGEKLSAFYIRGPRRNNPNSDVTVLMFHGNAGNIGHRLPIARMLIAATGCNVFMLEYRGYGISTGTPDESGLNMDAQTALDYLRDRAETRNHKIVVYGQSLGGAVGIKLVAKNQSQGGKGGDIVGLVLENTFLSMRKLIPSIMPPAKYLAYLCHQVWGSDGLIGGIKVPTLFLSGLQDEIVPPIHMKKLYDLSNAPVKIWKPLPGGDHNSSVIEEGYFEAIAEFINRVVRERREKDEKDEL